A region from the Peromyscus maniculatus bairdii isolate BWxNUB_F1_BW_parent chromosome 5, HU_Pman_BW_mat_3.1, whole genome shotgun sequence genome encodes:
- the Fbh1 gene encoding F-box DNA helicase 1 isoform X2 — protein MAKSNSVGRDSCQDSEGDMIFPAESSCTLPQDDNGEVRLGSSGAALPTRKRSRSFEEESNRAAEASPWDGVTKKTPRHRLFSSCTRLREVKQEAEDGLSQCSTVSTEPGQDIEDIGPDPFPDSYYGLLGTVPSQEVPSHICRLPSEVLRHIFAFLPVEDLYWNLSLVCHLWREIISDPLFIPWKKLYHRYLINEEHAVSKVDGILLSHGIEKDSDLCVLNLIRYIATTKCSPSVDPERVLWSLRDHPLLLEAEACMRQQLPDLYAAAGGINVWALVAAMVLLSSCVNDIQHLLFCLRRPSSTVTMPDVTETLYCIAVLLYAMREKGINISNRIHYNIFYCLYLQENSCTQATKVKEEPSVWPGKKTSIQLTHEQQLILNHKMEPLQVVKIMAFAGTGKTSTLVKYAEKWSQSRFLYVTFNKSIAKQAELVFPSNVICKTFHSMAYSHVGRKYQLKKKLNLFKLTPFMVNSVLAEGKGGFIRAKLVCKTLENFFASADEELTIDHVPIWCKNSQGQRVMVEQSEKLNGVHEASRLWDNMRKLGECKEEAYQMTHDGYLKLWQLSKPLLASFDAIFVDEAQDCTPAIMNIVLSQPCGKIFVGDPHQQIYTFRGAVNALFTVPHTHVFYLTQSFRFGVEIAYVGATILDVCKRVRKKTLVGGNHQSGIRGDIKGQVALLSRTNANVFDEAVRVTEGDSPSRIHLIGGIKSFGLDRIIDIWTLLQPEEERRKRNLIIKDRFIRRWVHKEGFSGFKRYVTAAEDKELEAKIAVVEKYNIRIPELVERIERCHIEDLDFAEYILGTVHKAKGLEFDTVHVLDDFVKVPCARHNLAQLPHFRVESFSEDEWNLLYVAVTRAKKRLIMTKSLENILTLAGEYFLQAELTSNVLKTGVVHCCVGQCNNTIPVDTILTMKKLPITYSNRKENKGGYLCHSCAEQRIGPLAFLTASPEQVRAMERTVEDIVLPRHEALLFLVF, from the exons ATGGCCAAAAGCAATTCTGTTGGCCGGGACAGCTGTCAGGACTCTGAGGGTGATATGATTTTTCCTGCAGAAAGCAGTTGTACTTTGCCTCAGGACGATAATGGAGAAGTGAGGCTGGGCTCATCAGGAGCTGCTCTTCCTACCAGGAAACGGTCCCGTTCCTTTGAGGAAGAGAGTAATAGAGCTGCAGAGGCCAGCCCGTGGGATGGAGTTACTAAGAAGACTCCACGCCATCGTTTGTTCTCATCGTGTACAAGACTTAGGGAGGTCAAGCAAGAAGCAGAGGATGGTTTGTCACAGTGCTCTACAGTGTCTACAGAACCTGGCCAAGATATCGAGGACATTGGGCCCGATCCCTTTCCTGACTCATACTATGGGCTTCTTGGAACTGTGCCTTCCCAAGAAGTACCCAGCCACATTTGTAGGCTGCCTAGTGAAGTCCTGAGGCACATCTTCGCCTTCCTCCCAGTGGAGGACCTGTACTGGAACCTCAGCTTGGTGTGTCACCTTTGGAGGGAAATAATCAGTGACCCACTG TTCATTCCTTGGAAAAAGCTGTATCATCGATACTTGATAAACGAAGAGCATGCTGTCAGCAAAGTGGATGGCATTCTCTTGAGCCATGGCATAGAAAAGGACTCAGACTTATGTGTGCTGAACCTCATACG ATATATAGCCACCACCAAATGCTCCCCAAGTGTAGACCCTGAGAGGGTGCTGTGGAGCCTGAGGGATCACCCTCTACTTTTGGAGGCTGAGGCGTGCATGCGTCAACAACTACCTGACCTCTATGCAGCTGCTGGG GGCATTAACGTCTGGGCCTTGGTGGCTGCCATGGTGCTCCTCTCCAGCTGCGTGAACGACATCCAGCATCTGCTCTTCTGCCTCAGGAGACCCAGCTCCACAGTGACCATGCCAGATGTCACCGAGACCTTATACTGCATAGCCGTGCTCCTTTATGccatgagggagaaggggattaACATCAGCAATAG GATTCACTACAACATTTTCTATTGCCTATATCTTCAGGAGAATTCCTGTACCCAGGCCACCAAAGTTAAAGAGGAGCCATCTGTCTGGCCAGG CAAGAAAACATCTATCCAACTAACACATGAACAGCAGCTGATTCTGAACCATAAGATGGAGCCTCTCCAAGTGGTAAAAATTATGGCATTTGCAG gcactgggaAAACGTCTACTCTGGTCAAGTATGCTGAGAAGTGGTCTCAGAGCAGGTTTCTGTATGTCACATTCAACAAGAGCATCGCAAAGCAGGCAGAGCTTGTCTTCCCCAGCAATGTCATCTGCAAAACCTTCCACTCCATGGCCTACAGCCACGTTGGGCGAAA GTACCAGCTGAAGAAGAAGTTGAATCTCTTCAAGTTAACACCCTTCATGGTTAACTCCGTCCTTGCTGAAGGGAAAGGTGGATTCATAAGGGCCAAGTTAGTATGTAAGACTTTAGAAAACTTCTTTGCATCAGCTGATGAAGAGCTAACTATCGATCACGTGCCCATTTGGTGCAAGAATAGCCAAGGACAGAGAGTCATGGTTGAACAGAGTGAGAAGCTG AATGGTGTCCATGAAGCAAGCCGACTTTGGGACAACATGCGGAAGCTGGGGGAATGCAAAGAAGAGGCATACCAAATGACACATGATG GCTATTTGAAGCTCTGGCAGCTGAGCAAGCCTTTGCTTGCCTCTTTTGACGCCATCTTTGTGGATGAGGCCCAGGACTGTACCCCAG CTATCATGAACATAGTTCTGTCTCAGCCATGTGGGAAGATCTTTGTAGGGGACCCCCACCAGCAGATCTATACCTTCCGTGGTGCAGTGAATGCTCTGTTCACAGTCCCCCACACCCATGTCTTTTATCTCACACAG AGTTTTAGATTTGGTGTGGAAATTGCTTATGTGGGAGCTACCATCTTGGATGTCTGCAAGAGAGTCAGAAAAAAGACATTGGTTGGAGGGAACCATCAGA GTGGCATCAGGGGTGACATAAAGGGACAAGTGGCTCTGCTGTCCAGGACCAATGCCAATGTGTTTGATGAGGCTGTACGGGTGACAGAAGGAGACTCCCCTTCAAGGATACATTTGATTGGG GGGATTAAATCATTTGGATTGGACCGAATCATTGACATTTGGACCCTTCTTCAGCCAGAGGAAGAACGGAGGAAAC GAAACCTCATCATTAAAGACAGGTTCATCAGAAGATGGGTGCACAAAGAAGGCTTTAGTGGCTTCAAGAGGTATGTGACTGCCGCTGAGGACAAGGAGCTGGAAGCGAAGATCGCAGTAGTTGAGAAATACAATATCAGGATTCCAGAACTAGTAGAAAGGATAGAGAGATGCCACATAGAAGATTTGGACTTTGCAG AGTACATTTTGGGCACTGTGCACAAAGCCAAAGGCTTAGAGTTTGACACTGTGCATGTTTTGGATGATTTCGTGAAAGTGCCTTGTGCCAGGCATAATCTTGCCCAGCTTCCTCACTTCAGAGTTG aGTCATTTTCTGAGGATGAATGGAATTTGCTGTATGTTGCTGTCACTCGTGCCAAGAAGCGGCTCATAATGACCAAATCACTAGAGAACATCCTGACTCTGGCTGGG GAGTATTTCTTGCAAGCAGAGCTGACAAGTAACGTCTTGAAAACAGGAGTGGTCCACTGCTGTGTGGGGCAGTGCAACAACACCATCCCTGTGGACACCATCCTTACCATGAAGAAACTGCCTATCACTTAT AGCAACAGGAAGGAAAACAAGGGTGGCTACCTCTGCCACTCGTGTGCAGAGCAGCGGATCGGGCCTTTGGCATTCCTGACTGCCTCCCCAGAGCAGGTGCGCGCCATGGAACGCACTGTGGAAGACATCGTGCTGCCCAGGCATGAGGCCCTGCTCTTCCTTGTCTTCTGA
- the Fbh1 gene encoding F-box DNA helicase 1 isoform X1, with protein MRRFKQKRLTAVDCQHLAQRHLASTQPFSQRWTSRDPNHGLYPRPRTKGGNRGQGCQRFITEFFLAGHRCCANDMAKSNSVGRDSCQDSEGDMIFPAESSCTLPQDDNGEVRLGSSGAALPTRKRSRSFEEESNRAAEASPWDGVTKKTPRHRLFSSCTRLREVKQEAEDGLSQCSTVSTEPGQDIEDIGPDPFPDSYYGLLGTVPSQEVPSHICRLPSEVLRHIFAFLPVEDLYWNLSLVCHLWREIISDPLFIPWKKLYHRYLINEEHAVSKVDGILLSHGIEKDSDLCVLNLIRYIATTKCSPSVDPERVLWSLRDHPLLLEAEACMRQQLPDLYAAAGGINVWALVAAMVLLSSCVNDIQHLLFCLRRPSSTVTMPDVTETLYCIAVLLYAMREKGINISNRIHYNIFYCLYLQENSCTQATKVKEEPSVWPGKKTSIQLTHEQQLILNHKMEPLQVVKIMAFAGTGKTSTLVKYAEKWSQSRFLYVTFNKSIAKQAELVFPSNVICKTFHSMAYSHVGRKYQLKKKLNLFKLTPFMVNSVLAEGKGGFIRAKLVCKTLENFFASADEELTIDHVPIWCKNSQGQRVMVEQSEKLNGVHEASRLWDNMRKLGECKEEAYQMTHDGYLKLWQLSKPLLASFDAIFVDEAQDCTPAIMNIVLSQPCGKIFVGDPHQQIYTFRGAVNALFTVPHTHVFYLTQSFRFGVEIAYVGATILDVCKRVRKKTLVGGNHQSGIRGDIKGQVALLSRTNANVFDEAVRVTEGDSPSRIHLIGGIKSFGLDRIIDIWTLLQPEEERRKRNLIIKDRFIRRWVHKEGFSGFKRYVTAAEDKELEAKIAVVEKYNIRIPELVERIERCHIEDLDFAEYILGTVHKAKGLEFDTVHVLDDFVKVPCARHNLAQLPHFRVESFSEDEWNLLYVAVTRAKKRLIMTKSLENILTLAGEYFLQAELTSNVLKTGVVHCCVGQCNNTIPVDTILTMKKLPITYSNRKENKGGYLCHSCAEQRIGPLAFLTASPEQVRAMERTVEDIVLPRHEALLFLVF; from the exons TGAGACGATTCAAACAGAAGCGTCTCACAGCAGTGGACTGCCAGCATTTGGCCCAGAGACATTTGGCCTCAACTCAGCCCTTCAGTCAGAGATGGACGAGCAGAGACCCGAACCATGGCCTCTATCCTAGACCCAGAACAAAAGGAGGCAACAGGG GTCAAGGATGTCAGAGATTTATTACTGAGTTTTTCCTAGCTGGCCACCGGTGTTGTGCCAATGACATGGCCAAAAGCAATTCTGTTGGCCGGGACAGCTGTCAGGACTCTGAGGGTGATATGATTTTTCCTGCAGAAAGCAGTTGTACTTTGCCTCAGGACGATAATGGAGAAGTGAGGCTGGGCTCATCAGGAGCTGCTCTTCCTACCAGGAAACGGTCCCGTTCCTTTGAGGAAGAGAGTAATAGAGCTGCAGAGGCCAGCCCGTGGGATGGAGTTACTAAGAAGACTCCACGCCATCGTTTGTTCTCATCGTGTACAAGACTTAGGGAGGTCAAGCAAGAAGCAGAGGATGGTTTGTCACAGTGCTCTACAGTGTCTACAGAACCTGGCCAAGATATCGAGGACATTGGGCCCGATCCCTTTCCTGACTCATACTATGGGCTTCTTGGAACTGTGCCTTCCCAAGAAGTACCCAGCCACATTTGTAGGCTGCCTAGTGAAGTCCTGAGGCACATCTTCGCCTTCCTCCCAGTGGAGGACCTGTACTGGAACCTCAGCTTGGTGTGTCACCTTTGGAGGGAAATAATCAGTGACCCACTG TTCATTCCTTGGAAAAAGCTGTATCATCGATACTTGATAAACGAAGAGCATGCTGTCAGCAAAGTGGATGGCATTCTCTTGAGCCATGGCATAGAAAAGGACTCAGACTTATGTGTGCTGAACCTCATACG ATATATAGCCACCACCAAATGCTCCCCAAGTGTAGACCCTGAGAGGGTGCTGTGGAGCCTGAGGGATCACCCTCTACTTTTGGAGGCTGAGGCGTGCATGCGTCAACAACTACCTGACCTCTATGCAGCTGCTGGG GGCATTAACGTCTGGGCCTTGGTGGCTGCCATGGTGCTCCTCTCCAGCTGCGTGAACGACATCCAGCATCTGCTCTTCTGCCTCAGGAGACCCAGCTCCACAGTGACCATGCCAGATGTCACCGAGACCTTATACTGCATAGCCGTGCTCCTTTATGccatgagggagaaggggattaACATCAGCAATAG GATTCACTACAACATTTTCTATTGCCTATATCTTCAGGAGAATTCCTGTACCCAGGCCACCAAAGTTAAAGAGGAGCCATCTGTCTGGCCAGG CAAGAAAACATCTATCCAACTAACACATGAACAGCAGCTGATTCTGAACCATAAGATGGAGCCTCTCCAAGTGGTAAAAATTATGGCATTTGCAG gcactgggaAAACGTCTACTCTGGTCAAGTATGCTGAGAAGTGGTCTCAGAGCAGGTTTCTGTATGTCACATTCAACAAGAGCATCGCAAAGCAGGCAGAGCTTGTCTTCCCCAGCAATGTCATCTGCAAAACCTTCCACTCCATGGCCTACAGCCACGTTGGGCGAAA GTACCAGCTGAAGAAGAAGTTGAATCTCTTCAAGTTAACACCCTTCATGGTTAACTCCGTCCTTGCTGAAGGGAAAGGTGGATTCATAAGGGCCAAGTTAGTATGTAAGACTTTAGAAAACTTCTTTGCATCAGCTGATGAAGAGCTAACTATCGATCACGTGCCCATTTGGTGCAAGAATAGCCAAGGACAGAGAGTCATGGTTGAACAGAGTGAGAAGCTG AATGGTGTCCATGAAGCAAGCCGACTTTGGGACAACATGCGGAAGCTGGGGGAATGCAAAGAAGAGGCATACCAAATGACACATGATG GCTATTTGAAGCTCTGGCAGCTGAGCAAGCCTTTGCTTGCCTCTTTTGACGCCATCTTTGTGGATGAGGCCCAGGACTGTACCCCAG CTATCATGAACATAGTTCTGTCTCAGCCATGTGGGAAGATCTTTGTAGGGGACCCCCACCAGCAGATCTATACCTTCCGTGGTGCAGTGAATGCTCTGTTCACAGTCCCCCACACCCATGTCTTTTATCTCACACAG AGTTTTAGATTTGGTGTGGAAATTGCTTATGTGGGAGCTACCATCTTGGATGTCTGCAAGAGAGTCAGAAAAAAGACATTGGTTGGAGGGAACCATCAGA GTGGCATCAGGGGTGACATAAAGGGACAAGTGGCTCTGCTGTCCAGGACCAATGCCAATGTGTTTGATGAGGCTGTACGGGTGACAGAAGGAGACTCCCCTTCAAGGATACATTTGATTGGG GGGATTAAATCATTTGGATTGGACCGAATCATTGACATTTGGACCCTTCTTCAGCCAGAGGAAGAACGGAGGAAAC GAAACCTCATCATTAAAGACAGGTTCATCAGAAGATGGGTGCACAAAGAAGGCTTTAGTGGCTTCAAGAGGTATGTGACTGCCGCTGAGGACAAGGAGCTGGAAGCGAAGATCGCAGTAGTTGAGAAATACAATATCAGGATTCCAGAACTAGTAGAAAGGATAGAGAGATGCCACATAGAAGATTTGGACTTTGCAG AGTACATTTTGGGCACTGTGCACAAAGCCAAAGGCTTAGAGTTTGACACTGTGCATGTTTTGGATGATTTCGTGAAAGTGCCTTGTGCCAGGCATAATCTTGCCCAGCTTCCTCACTTCAGAGTTG aGTCATTTTCTGAGGATGAATGGAATTTGCTGTATGTTGCTGTCACTCGTGCCAAGAAGCGGCTCATAATGACCAAATCACTAGAGAACATCCTGACTCTGGCTGGG GAGTATTTCTTGCAAGCAGAGCTGACAAGTAACGTCTTGAAAACAGGAGTGGTCCACTGCTGTGTGGGGCAGTGCAACAACACCATCCCTGTGGACACCATCCTTACCATGAAGAAACTGCCTATCACTTAT AGCAACAGGAAGGAAAACAAGGGTGGCTACCTCTGCCACTCGTGTGCAGAGCAGCGGATCGGGCCTTTGGCATTCCTGACTGCCTCCCCAGAGCAGGTGCGCGCCATGGAACGCACTGTGGAAGACATCGTGCTGCCCAGGCATGAGGCCCTGCTCTTCCTTGTCTTCTGA